In Helicoverpa armigera isolate CAAS_96S chromosome 20, ASM3070526v1, whole genome shotgun sequence, one DNA window encodes the following:
- the LOC135118302 gene encoding uncharacterized protein LOC135118302, translated as MALLSASVCGLRRLLAICEGYVKNHGLVYNEKKSVVMVFEAGGRCLKTIPPVRLNGTVLQRTYNFKYLGHILTSNLKDDLDIERERRALSVRANMIARRFARCNVAVKQTLFRAYCTSFYTCSLWASFTQKSYSAIRVQYNNAFRVLMGLPRFCSASGMFAEARIDCFYATMRKRCASLVRRVRDSPNTLLRCIASRLDCLYMNHCCRLSTSVIDLQW; from the coding sequence ATGGCTCTACTGAGTGCCTCGGTTTGTGGTCTCAGAAGGTTGCTGGCTATCTGTGAAGGCTATGTTAAAAATCACGGATTAGTCTACAATGAGAAGAAAAGTGTAGTCATGGTCTTTGAAGCTGGTGGTCGATGCTTGAAAACAATACCTCCTGTGAGGTTGAATGGTACGGTTCTGCAGAGgacctataattttaaatatcttggCCATATATTGACCTCCAACTTAAAAGATGATCTAGATATTGAGAGGGAAAGAAGGGCGCTGTCGGTTCGAGCTAACATGATTGCTCGCAGGTTTGCTCGTTGCAACGTAGCTGTCAAGCAAACTTTATTCCGTGCTTATTGTACCTCTTTTTACACGTGCAGCCTGTGGGCATCATTTACTCAAAAATCGTACAGCGCCATTCGAGTACAATATAATAACGCGTTCCGGGTCTTAATGGGGCTGCCTCGCTTCTGCAGCGCATCAGGGATGTTTGCTGAAGCTCGCATTGACTGCTTCTACGCAACAATGAGGAAAAGATGCGCGTCCCTGGTGCGCCGTGTGCGGGACAGCCCCAACACCTTACTGCGCTGTATAGCGAGTAGACTCGACTGCCTGTATATGAATCACTGCTGCAGACTTTCCACTTCGGTGATAGACCTGCAGTGGTGA